A DNA window from Linepithema humile isolate Giens D197 chromosome 6, Lhum_UNIL_v1.0, whole genome shotgun sequence contains the following coding sequences:
- the LOC137000886 gene encoding putative nuclease HARBI1: MSHQKQLVALTEFLFSSDSDDDVELEIKARTIYKIKQKRRIHRVQNFTKIVDKYDDNEFKNHFRVSRKTCNLLINMFKRSEYYPSGRRGIKTKAAKKHILCFLWFASNKCVIRDVANLFNASFSTTMLMINRVIEFLYNLAPSLIQFPQTAEERERHAEKFKEICGISGIIGCIDGSYIPIRTPCHKIRSTYVNRHDETAITLQGICDAENRFIDVFTGISSKVHDARIYKMSFIRKNVCEMGDQYHLIGDAAYPLSVNLITPYKDCGTLTATQKKFNNAFCKARVKIENTFGLLKTRFRQLIRLEMWSVLKMSKFIIACCVMHNLCVYNNDMLLQEYIAIYEETGEYINNSYRQREAGKRKRDMLADKFMESFHS; this comes from the exons atgtcGCATCAAAAGCAACTTGTGGCTCTTacggaatttttattttcatctgaTAGTGATGATGATGttgaattagaaataaaagcaagaacaatatataaaataaaacaaaagcgACGTATACATCGTGTACaaaactttacaaaaatagTTGATAAATATGATGATAATGAA tttaaaaatcattttcgtGTTTCACGTAAAACTTGTAATTTACtcattaatatgtttaaaagaAGTGAATATTATCCATCAGGAAGAAGAGGTATAAAGACAAAAGCAgctaaaaaacatattttatgtttcttatg gTTTGCAAGCAATAAATGTGTTATACGCGatgttgcaaatttattcaatgctAGTTTTTCTACTACTATGCTTATGATTAATAGGgtcatagaatttttatataatttagctCCATCATTAATTCAGTTTCCTCAGACTGctgaagaaagagagagacatgCGGAAAAATTTAAGGag atCTGTGGTATTTCTGGCATTATTGGATGCATTGATGGCTCATACATTCCTATTCGAACTCCTTGTCACAAAATTAGATCTACATATGTTAATCGACATGATGAGACAGCTATCACATTGCAAGGAATTTGTGATGCTGAAAACAGATTCATTGATGTTTTTACAGGGATTTCCAGTAAAGTACATGACGCTCGAATCTATAAGATgtcttttattcgaaaaaatgtatgtGAAATGGGAGATCAGTATCATTTAATCGGGGATGCTGCATATCCTTTGTCTGTAAATTTGATAACCCCATATAAAGATTGTGGCACTTTAACTGCAACAcagaaaaaattcaataatgcattttgtaaAGCTAgagtaaaaatagaaaatacattCGGTCTTTTAAAAACCAGATTTAGACAGCTAATTCGATTAGAGATGTGGtctgttttaaaaatgtctaaatttattattgcttgTTGCGTAATGCACAATTTATGTGTTTATAACAATGACATGTTACTACaagaatatattgcaatttatgaagaaacaggtgaatatattaataattcgtaTAGACAGAGAGAGGCTGGTAAACGAAAAAGGGATATGTTAGCTGATAAATTTATGGAATCATTTCATTCATag